In Novosphingobium resinovorum, the following are encoded in one genomic region:
- a CDS encoding LysR family transcriptional regulator, with the protein MLEHLVAVADAESFSKAGQKLNLTQPALSRSVAESERRLGVKIFDRRRNGISPTPSGTAIIAEARRLLQHALSFEHSLYLFARGELGQVSFAMAPIVASIALAPLTTAMLAKSPRIELHPSINVSDKAINDLRSDLIDVAFLPMSKSNPNIDDLEIEFLFDLSISVLVRAGHPLASDCTNLEDIWHYKVASGTGVDFPPINAGSIVCSNFDILKKITMDSDVVWFSSDMLAEAELASGKLVKLCKIEPAWHCAIVHKRGQLSPSVETLISEVKALFLPAESL; encoded by the coding sequence ATGCTCGAGCATCTCGTGGCTGTCGCCGATGCGGAAAGTTTTTCCAAAGCAGGGCAAAAACTTAATCTAACTCAGCCAGCCCTCAGCCGCAGCGTGGCTGAAAGTGAAAGGCGATTGGGGGTAAAGATTTTCGATCGTCGAAGAAATGGGATTAGTCCGACGCCCTCGGGCACTGCAATCATTGCTGAAGCCCGGCGACTGCTGCAGCATGCGCTGAGTTTCGAACATAGCCTTTACCTGTTCGCTCGTGGTGAACTGGGTCAAGTAAGCTTTGCAATGGCCCCGATTGTCGCCAGCATAGCCTTGGCTCCGCTGACGACTGCCATGTTGGCGAAGTCACCGCGAATAGAGTTGCACCCATCAATAAATGTGTCGGACAAGGCGATCAACGACCTTCGATCCGATCTTATCGATGTCGCATTCTTGCCGATGTCGAAGTCAAATCCAAACATAGATGATTTAGAAATCGAATTTCTGTTTGATCTTTCTATATCCGTATTAGTTCGGGCTGGCCATCCGCTTGCAAGCGATTGCACGAATCTGGAAGATATTTGGCATTACAAGGTGGCATCCGGTACTGGGGTGGATTTTCCGCCGATCAATGCAGGATCGATAGTTTGCAGCAATTTTGACATACTAAAAAAAATTACTATGGATAGCGATGTAGTATGGTTCTCCTCGGATATGCTCGCTGAAGCAGAGCTGGCTTCGGGAAAACTCGTCAAGCTGTGCAAAATTGAGCCGGCCTGGCACTGTGCAATCGTGCATAAGCGAGGGCAGCTATCACCATCTGTCGAGACGCTAATTTCCGAGGTAAAAGCTCTATTT